In a single window of the Ooceraea biroi isolate clonal line C1 chromosome 8, Obir_v5.4, whole genome shotgun sequence genome:
- the LOC105287843 gene encoding endophilin-A isoform X1, with protein MAFAGLKKQINKANQYMTEKMGGAEGTKLDVDFVDMERKTDVTYELVEELQMKTKEFLQPNPTARAKMAAVKGISKLSGQAKASTYPQPEGVLGDCMLTYGKKMGEDSVFAQALIEMGDAMKQMADVKYSLDDNIKQNFLEPLHHLQTKDLKEVMHHRKKLQGRRLDFDCKRRRQAKGSHVSDDEIRQAEEKFEESLHLAQMGMFNLLENDIEQVAQLATFSEALLEYHQQCTEILRGLTETLLEKKEEAANRPKMEFVPKTLADLHVDSGLSDHMNGGNFSLHGSSRAGSPIHGDGKRSQLELFPAGNPPQSANASPLPSPSKSPARTPMTQRTPCCTALYDFEPENPGELGFKENDTITLTQKIDENWFEGSLDGRTGYFPVTYVQVVVPLP; from the exons ATGGCGTTCGCCGGGCTCAAGAAGCAGATCAACAAGGCGAATCAA TATATGACGGAGAAAATGGGCGGAGCAGAGGGAACGAAGCTCGATGTCGACTTCGTGGATATGGAGAGG AAAACAGATGTCACTTATGAGCTCGTGGAGGAGCTACAGATGAAGACGAAGGAGTTTCTTCAGCCGAATCCAACTGCAAGAGCGAAAATGGCTGCGGTCAAGGGTATCAGCAAGCTCAGCGGTCAGGCAAAGGCCTCAACTTATCCTCAACCGGAAGGTGTACTCGGCGATTGCATGCTCACTTACGGCAAAAAAATGGGCGAGGACAGCGTTTTCG CCCAGGCTCTCATTGAAATGGGTGACGCTATGAAGCAAATGGCGGACGTGAAGTATTCACTGGACGATAACATCAAGCAAAACTTCCTCGAGCCGCTGCATCATCTGCAGACCAAGGATCTCAAAGAAGTAATG CACCACCGGAAGAAACTGCAAGGCCGCCGGCTGGACTTTGATTGCAAGCGGAGACGTCAAGCGAAAG GTTCTCACGTTTCAGACGACGAGATTCGTCAGGCGGAGGAGAAGTTCGAGGAGAGTCTTCACCTGGCACAGATGGGCATGTTCAATCTATTGGAGAACGAT ATCGAACAAGTGGCACAATTGGCAACCTTCAGCGAAGCTCTTCTCGAATATCATCAACAGTGCACCGAGATCCTTAGGGGGCTAACGGAAACACTTCTGGAGAA gaAAGAGGAAGCGGCGAATCGACCGAAAATGGAATTTGTACCGAAAACGTTGGCGGATCTGCACGTGGACAGTGGATTGTCAGACCACATGAACGGTGGGAACTTCTCCCTTCACG GGTCAAGTCGAGCCGGCTCTCCGATTCACGGGGACGGGAAGCGCTCGCAGCTCGAGCTATTTCCGGCCGGAAACCCGCCACAATCTGCCAATG CTTCACCCTTACCTTCACCGAGTAAATCGCCTGCGAGGACGCCGATGACACAGAGAACGCCGTGCTGCACAGCCCTTTATGACTTTGAGCCCGAAAATCCCGGCGAACTTGGATTCAAG GAGAATGACACGATCACCTTGACCCAAAAGATCGATGAGAATTGGTTCGAGGGCAGTTTGGACGGCCGCACCGGTTACTTCCCCGTGACTTACGTGCAGGTCGTAGTGCCATTACCCTAA
- the LOC105287843 gene encoding endophilin-A isoform X2, which produces MAFAGLKKQINKANQYMTEKMGGAEGTKLDVDFVDMERKTDVTYELVEELQMKTKEFLQPNPTARAKMAAVKGISKLSGQAKASTYPQPEGVLGDCMLTYGKKMGEDSVFAQALIEMGDAMKQMADVKYSLDDNIKQNFLEPLHHLQTKDLKEVMHHRKKLQGRRLDFDCKRRRQAKDDEIRQAEEKFEESLHLAQMGMFNLLENDIEQVAQLATFSEALLEYHQQCTEILRGLTETLLEKKEEAANRPKMEFVPKTLADLHVDSGLSDHMNGGNFSLHGSSRAGSPIHGDGKRSQLELFPAGNPPQSANASPLPSPSKSPARTPMTQRTPCCTALYDFEPENPGELGFKENDTITLTQKIDENWFEGSLDGRTGYFPVTYVQVVVPLP; this is translated from the exons ATGGCGTTCGCCGGGCTCAAGAAGCAGATCAACAAGGCGAATCAA TATATGACGGAGAAAATGGGCGGAGCAGAGGGAACGAAGCTCGATGTCGACTTCGTGGATATGGAGAGG AAAACAGATGTCACTTATGAGCTCGTGGAGGAGCTACAGATGAAGACGAAGGAGTTTCTTCAGCCGAATCCAACTGCAAGAGCGAAAATGGCTGCGGTCAAGGGTATCAGCAAGCTCAGCGGTCAGGCAAAGGCCTCAACTTATCCTCAACCGGAAGGTGTACTCGGCGATTGCATGCTCACTTACGGCAAAAAAATGGGCGAGGACAGCGTTTTCG CCCAGGCTCTCATTGAAATGGGTGACGCTATGAAGCAAATGGCGGACGTGAAGTATTCACTGGACGATAACATCAAGCAAAACTTCCTCGAGCCGCTGCATCATCTGCAGACCAAGGATCTCAAAGAAGTAATG CACCACCGGAAGAAACTGCAAGGCCGCCGGCTGGACTTTGATTGCAAGCGGAGACGTCAAGCGAAAG ACGACGAGATTCGTCAGGCGGAGGAGAAGTTCGAGGAGAGTCTTCACCTGGCACAGATGGGCATGTTCAATCTATTGGAGAACGAT ATCGAACAAGTGGCACAATTGGCAACCTTCAGCGAAGCTCTTCTCGAATATCATCAACAGTGCACCGAGATCCTTAGGGGGCTAACGGAAACACTTCTGGAGAA gaAAGAGGAAGCGGCGAATCGACCGAAAATGGAATTTGTACCGAAAACGTTGGCGGATCTGCACGTGGACAGTGGATTGTCAGACCACATGAACGGTGGGAACTTCTCCCTTCACG GGTCAAGTCGAGCCGGCTCTCCGATTCACGGGGACGGGAAGCGCTCGCAGCTCGAGCTATTTCCGGCCGGAAACCCGCCACAATCTGCCAATG CTTCACCCTTACCTTCACCGAGTAAATCGCCTGCGAGGACGCCGATGACACAGAGAACGCCGTGCTGCACAGCCCTTTATGACTTTGAGCCCGAAAATCCCGGCGAACTTGGATTCAAG GAGAATGACACGATCACCTTGACCCAAAAGATCGATGAGAATTGGTTCGAGGGCAGTTTGGACGGCCGCACCGGTTACTTCCCCGTGACTTACGTGCAGGTCGTAGTGCCATTACCCTAA
- the LOC105287843 gene encoding endophilin-A isoform X3: MAFAGLKKQINKANQYMTEKMGGAEGTKLDVDFVDMERKTDVTYELVEELQMKTKEFLQPNPTARAKMAAVKGISKLSGQAKASTYPQPEGVLGDCMLTYGKKMGEDSVFAQALIEMGDAMKQMADVKYSLDDNIKQNFLEPLHHLQTKDLKEVMHHRKKLQGRRLDFDCKRRRQAKGSHVSDDEIRQAEEKFEESLHLAQMGMFNLLENDIEQVAQLATFSEALLEYHQQCTEILRGLTETLLEKKEEAANRPKMEFVPKTLADLHVDSGLSDHMNGSSRAGSPIHGDGKRSQLELFPAGNPPQSANASPLPSPSKSPARTPMTQRTPCCTALYDFEPENPGELGFKENDTITLTQKIDENWFEGSLDGRTGYFPVTYVQVVVPLP, encoded by the exons ATGGCGTTCGCCGGGCTCAAGAAGCAGATCAACAAGGCGAATCAA TATATGACGGAGAAAATGGGCGGAGCAGAGGGAACGAAGCTCGATGTCGACTTCGTGGATATGGAGAGG AAAACAGATGTCACTTATGAGCTCGTGGAGGAGCTACAGATGAAGACGAAGGAGTTTCTTCAGCCGAATCCAACTGCAAGAGCGAAAATGGCTGCGGTCAAGGGTATCAGCAAGCTCAGCGGTCAGGCAAAGGCCTCAACTTATCCTCAACCGGAAGGTGTACTCGGCGATTGCATGCTCACTTACGGCAAAAAAATGGGCGAGGACAGCGTTTTCG CCCAGGCTCTCATTGAAATGGGTGACGCTATGAAGCAAATGGCGGACGTGAAGTATTCACTGGACGATAACATCAAGCAAAACTTCCTCGAGCCGCTGCATCATCTGCAGACCAAGGATCTCAAAGAAGTAATG CACCACCGGAAGAAACTGCAAGGCCGCCGGCTGGACTTTGATTGCAAGCGGAGACGTCAAGCGAAAG GTTCTCACGTTTCAGACGACGAGATTCGTCAGGCGGAGGAGAAGTTCGAGGAGAGTCTTCACCTGGCACAGATGGGCATGTTCAATCTATTGGAGAACGAT ATCGAACAAGTGGCACAATTGGCAACCTTCAGCGAAGCTCTTCTCGAATATCATCAACAGTGCACCGAGATCCTTAGGGGGCTAACGGAAACACTTCTGGAGAA gaAAGAGGAAGCGGCGAATCGACCGAAAATGGAATTTGTACCGAAAACGTTGGCGGATCTGCACGTGGACAGTGGATTGTCAGACCACATGAACG GGTCAAGTCGAGCCGGCTCTCCGATTCACGGGGACGGGAAGCGCTCGCAGCTCGAGCTATTTCCGGCCGGAAACCCGCCACAATCTGCCAATG CTTCACCCTTACCTTCACCGAGTAAATCGCCTGCGAGGACGCCGATGACACAGAGAACGCCGTGCTGCACAGCCCTTTATGACTTTGAGCCCGAAAATCCCGGCGAACTTGGATTCAAG GAGAATGACACGATCACCTTGACCCAAAAGATCGATGAGAATTGGTTCGAGGGCAGTTTGGACGGCCGCACCGGTTACTTCCCCGTGACTTACGTGCAGGTCGTAGTGCCATTACCCTAA
- the LOC105287843 gene encoding endophilin-A isoform X5: MAFAGLKKQINKANQYMTEKMGGAEGTKLDVDFVDMERKTDVTYELVEELQMKTKEFLQPNPTARAKMAAVKGISKLSGQAKASTYPQPEGVLGDCMLTYGKKMGEDSVFAQALIEMGDAMKQMADVKYSLDDNIKQNFLEPLHHLQTKDLKEVMHHRKKLQGRRLDFDCKRRRQAKDDEIRQAEEKFEESLHLAQMGMFNLLENDIEQVAQLATFSEALLEYHQQCTEILRGLTETLLEKKEEAANRPKMEFVPKTLADLHVDSGLSDHMNGGNFSLHASPLPSPSKSPARTPMTQRTPCCTALYDFEPENPGELGFKENDTITLTQKIDENWFEGSLDGRTGYFPVTYVQVVVPLP; this comes from the exons ATGGCGTTCGCCGGGCTCAAGAAGCAGATCAACAAGGCGAATCAA TATATGACGGAGAAAATGGGCGGAGCAGAGGGAACGAAGCTCGATGTCGACTTCGTGGATATGGAGAGG AAAACAGATGTCACTTATGAGCTCGTGGAGGAGCTACAGATGAAGACGAAGGAGTTTCTTCAGCCGAATCCAACTGCAAGAGCGAAAATGGCTGCGGTCAAGGGTATCAGCAAGCTCAGCGGTCAGGCAAAGGCCTCAACTTATCCTCAACCGGAAGGTGTACTCGGCGATTGCATGCTCACTTACGGCAAAAAAATGGGCGAGGACAGCGTTTTCG CCCAGGCTCTCATTGAAATGGGTGACGCTATGAAGCAAATGGCGGACGTGAAGTATTCACTGGACGATAACATCAAGCAAAACTTCCTCGAGCCGCTGCATCATCTGCAGACCAAGGATCTCAAAGAAGTAATG CACCACCGGAAGAAACTGCAAGGCCGCCGGCTGGACTTTGATTGCAAGCGGAGACGTCAAGCGAAAG ACGACGAGATTCGTCAGGCGGAGGAGAAGTTCGAGGAGAGTCTTCACCTGGCACAGATGGGCATGTTCAATCTATTGGAGAACGAT ATCGAACAAGTGGCACAATTGGCAACCTTCAGCGAAGCTCTTCTCGAATATCATCAACAGTGCACCGAGATCCTTAGGGGGCTAACGGAAACACTTCTGGAGAA gaAAGAGGAAGCGGCGAATCGACCGAAAATGGAATTTGTACCGAAAACGTTGGCGGATCTGCACGTGGACAGTGGATTGTCAGACCACATGAACGGTGGGAACTTCTCCCTTCACG CTTCACCCTTACCTTCACCGAGTAAATCGCCTGCGAGGACGCCGATGACACAGAGAACGCCGTGCTGCACAGCCCTTTATGACTTTGAGCCCGAAAATCCCGGCGAACTTGGATTCAAG GAGAATGACACGATCACCTTGACCCAAAAGATCGATGAGAATTGGTTCGAGGGCAGTTTGGACGGCCGCACCGGTTACTTCCCCGTGACTTACGTGCAGGTCGTAGTGCCATTACCCTAA
- the LOC105287843 gene encoding endophilin-A isoform X6, giving the protein MAFAGLKKQINKANQYMTEKMGGAEGTKLDVDFVDMERKTDVTYELVEELQMKTKEFLQPNPTARAKMAAVKGISKLSGQAKASTYPQPEGVLGDCMLTYGKKMGEDSVFAQALIEMGDAMKQMADVKYSLDDNIKQNFLEPLHHLQTKDLKEVMHHRKKLQGRRLDFDCKRRRQAKGSHVSDDEIRQAEEKFEESLHLAQMGMFNLLENDIEQVAQLATFSEALLEYHQQCTEILRGLTETLLEKKEEAANRPKMEFVPKTLADLHVDSGLSDHMNASPLPSPSKSPARTPMTQRTPCCTALYDFEPENPGELGFKENDTITLTQKIDENWFEGSLDGRTGYFPVTYVQVVVPLP; this is encoded by the exons ATGGCGTTCGCCGGGCTCAAGAAGCAGATCAACAAGGCGAATCAA TATATGACGGAGAAAATGGGCGGAGCAGAGGGAACGAAGCTCGATGTCGACTTCGTGGATATGGAGAGG AAAACAGATGTCACTTATGAGCTCGTGGAGGAGCTACAGATGAAGACGAAGGAGTTTCTTCAGCCGAATCCAACTGCAAGAGCGAAAATGGCTGCGGTCAAGGGTATCAGCAAGCTCAGCGGTCAGGCAAAGGCCTCAACTTATCCTCAACCGGAAGGTGTACTCGGCGATTGCATGCTCACTTACGGCAAAAAAATGGGCGAGGACAGCGTTTTCG CCCAGGCTCTCATTGAAATGGGTGACGCTATGAAGCAAATGGCGGACGTGAAGTATTCACTGGACGATAACATCAAGCAAAACTTCCTCGAGCCGCTGCATCATCTGCAGACCAAGGATCTCAAAGAAGTAATG CACCACCGGAAGAAACTGCAAGGCCGCCGGCTGGACTTTGATTGCAAGCGGAGACGTCAAGCGAAAG GTTCTCACGTTTCAGACGACGAGATTCGTCAGGCGGAGGAGAAGTTCGAGGAGAGTCTTCACCTGGCACAGATGGGCATGTTCAATCTATTGGAGAACGAT ATCGAACAAGTGGCACAATTGGCAACCTTCAGCGAAGCTCTTCTCGAATATCATCAACAGTGCACCGAGATCCTTAGGGGGCTAACGGAAACACTTCTGGAGAA gaAAGAGGAAGCGGCGAATCGACCGAAAATGGAATTTGTACCGAAAACGTTGGCGGATCTGCACGTGGACAGTGGATTGTCAGACCACATGAACG CTTCACCCTTACCTTCACCGAGTAAATCGCCTGCGAGGACGCCGATGACACAGAGAACGCCGTGCTGCACAGCCCTTTATGACTTTGAGCCCGAAAATCCCGGCGAACTTGGATTCAAG GAGAATGACACGATCACCTTGACCCAAAAGATCGATGAGAATTGGTTCGAGGGCAGTTTGGACGGCCGCACCGGTTACTTCCCCGTGACTTACGTGCAGGTCGTAGTGCCATTACCCTAA
- the LOC105287843 gene encoding endophilin-A isoform X4, with protein MAFAGLKKQINKANQYMTEKMGGAEGTKLDVDFVDMERKTDVTYELVEELQMKTKEFLQPNPTARAKMAAVKGISKLSGQAKASTYPQPEGVLGDCMLTYGKKMGEDSVFAQALIEMGDAMKQMADVKYSLDDNIKQNFLEPLHHLQTKDLKEVMHHRKKLQGRRLDFDCKRRRQAKGSHVSDDEIRQAEEKFEESLHLAQMGMFNLLENDIEQVAQLATFSEALLEYHQQCTEILRGLTETLLEKKEEAANRPKMEFVPKTLADLHVDSGLSDHMNGGNFSLHASPLPSPSKSPARTPMTQRTPCCTALYDFEPENPGELGFKENDTITLTQKIDENWFEGSLDGRTGYFPVTYVQVVVPLP; from the exons ATGGCGTTCGCCGGGCTCAAGAAGCAGATCAACAAGGCGAATCAA TATATGACGGAGAAAATGGGCGGAGCAGAGGGAACGAAGCTCGATGTCGACTTCGTGGATATGGAGAGG AAAACAGATGTCACTTATGAGCTCGTGGAGGAGCTACAGATGAAGACGAAGGAGTTTCTTCAGCCGAATCCAACTGCAAGAGCGAAAATGGCTGCGGTCAAGGGTATCAGCAAGCTCAGCGGTCAGGCAAAGGCCTCAACTTATCCTCAACCGGAAGGTGTACTCGGCGATTGCATGCTCACTTACGGCAAAAAAATGGGCGAGGACAGCGTTTTCG CCCAGGCTCTCATTGAAATGGGTGACGCTATGAAGCAAATGGCGGACGTGAAGTATTCACTGGACGATAACATCAAGCAAAACTTCCTCGAGCCGCTGCATCATCTGCAGACCAAGGATCTCAAAGAAGTAATG CACCACCGGAAGAAACTGCAAGGCCGCCGGCTGGACTTTGATTGCAAGCGGAGACGTCAAGCGAAAG GTTCTCACGTTTCAGACGACGAGATTCGTCAGGCGGAGGAGAAGTTCGAGGAGAGTCTTCACCTGGCACAGATGGGCATGTTCAATCTATTGGAGAACGAT ATCGAACAAGTGGCACAATTGGCAACCTTCAGCGAAGCTCTTCTCGAATATCATCAACAGTGCACCGAGATCCTTAGGGGGCTAACGGAAACACTTCTGGAGAA gaAAGAGGAAGCGGCGAATCGACCGAAAATGGAATTTGTACCGAAAACGTTGGCGGATCTGCACGTGGACAGTGGATTGTCAGACCACATGAACGGTGGGAACTTCTCCCTTCACG CTTCACCCTTACCTTCACCGAGTAAATCGCCTGCGAGGACGCCGATGACACAGAGAACGCCGTGCTGCACAGCCCTTTATGACTTTGAGCCCGAAAATCCCGGCGAACTTGGATTCAAG GAGAATGACACGATCACCTTGACCCAAAAGATCGATGAGAATTGGTTCGAGGGCAGTTTGGACGGCCGCACCGGTTACTTCCCCGTGACTTACGTGCAGGTCGTAGTGCCATTACCCTAA